Proteins encoded by one window of Sandaracinaceae bacterium:
- a CDS encoding VTT domain-containing protein yields the protein MLKVIRAPGFWWVMAFLAAAALLERWVSAVGGPDALMERYGLATPALVVLIQAALAAAPFPSELWALASSAAYGWLAGSVMTWAGWTLGSMIQYGLARRSAKDLDLDARLERMPERLRRLPVTHPLFLIAVRWFPLGYHVANLTAGARRVPATRQLWIAALGSIPGAILWAGIGAGAMEGLRWI from the coding sequence GTGTTGAAGGTGATCCGCGCGCCCGGCTTCTGGTGGGTGATGGCGTTCCTGGCCGCGGCGGCGCTGCTCGAGCGCTGGGTGAGCGCGGTGGGCGGCCCCGACGCGCTGATGGAGCGCTACGGCCTCGCCACGCCCGCCCTCGTCGTGCTCATCCAGGCGGCGCTCGCGGCCGCGCCCTTTCCTTCGGAGCTGTGGGCGCTCGCCAGCTCCGCGGCCTACGGCTGGCTCGCGGGCTCTGTGATGACCTGGGCCGGCTGGACGCTCGGCTCGATGATCCAGTACGGGCTCGCGCGACGCTCCGCGAAGGACCTCGACCTCGACGCCCGGCTCGAGCGGATGCCCGAGCGCCTGCGGCGCCTGCCCGTCACCCACCCGCTCTTTCTCATCGCGGTGCGCTGGTTCCCGCTCGGCTATCACGTGGCCAACCTCACCGCCGGCGCGCGACGCGTCCCCGCGACGCGGCAGCTCTGGATCGCCGCGCTCGGATCCATCCCGGGCGCGATCCTCTGGGCCGGCATCGGCGCGGGCGCGATGGAGGGGCTGCGATGGATCTGA
- a CDS encoding SRPBCC family protein, translated as MRTRTLLSLSAALALLSSVALGQSDAFTAEERRRLVAGELVRRDMTRTDRGARLFGGSSWQRVDAPLERVWAVVREPSRYPRLIPSLETVRVVARRGDEHVLRMHHAFGVGSADYFMRMTIDDATHTIRFALDESRPHDVQAGRGFVSLTPYRGGTIVAWGMLADVGGGMLQQVFGPFLNEWLLKPPRCVRDEIEPGRVNEC; from the coding sequence ATGCGAACCCGAACACTCCTCTCGTTGTCTGCCGCCCTGGCGCTCCTGTCGTCCGTCGCGCTCGGTCAATCCGACGCGTTCACGGCCGAGGAGCGGCGGCGCCTCGTCGCGGGCGAGCTGGTGCGACGCGACATGACGCGGACCGACAGGGGCGCGCGGCTCTTCGGTGGCTCGAGCTGGCAGCGCGTGGACGCGCCCCTCGAGCGCGTATGGGCGGTGGTCCGCGAGCCCTCGCGCTACCCGCGCCTCATCCCGTCGCTGGAGACCGTCCGCGTGGTGGCGCGACGTGGCGACGAACACGTCTTGCGGATGCACCACGCCTTCGGGGTCGGCAGCGCCGACTACTTCATGCGCATGACGATCGACGACGCGACGCACACCATCCGCTTCGCGCTCGACGAGTCGAGGCCCCACGACGTGCAGGCCGGCCGGGGCTTCGTCTCGCTCACGCCGTATCGCGGGGGCACGATCGTCGCTTGGGGCATGCTGGCCGACGTGGGCGGAGGCATGCTGCAGCAGGTCTTCGGGCCGTTCTTGAACGAGTGGCTGCTGAAGCCGCCGCGCTGCGTGCGGGACGAGATCGAGCCCGGGAGGGTGAACGAGTGTTGA
- a CDS encoding HDOD domain-containing protein, with product MKTTSLLEPLLQASRRPDDAFEILIEVAESHPEMETLLLKAANSAMRRGYQRIRDVRQALVRIGVLHAAQLMLEAAHREEPSTFAHHAA from the coding sequence GTGAAGACCACGTCGCTCCTCGAGCCGCTGCTCCAGGCGTCGCGTCGGCCGGATGACGCGTTCGAGATCCTCATCGAGGTCGCGGAGAGCCACCCCGAGATGGAGACGCTCCTCCTGAAGGCGGCCAACTCGGCGATGCGCCGCGGCTATCAGCGCATCCGCGACGTCCGCCAGGCGCTCGTTCGCATCGGCGTGCTGCACGCGGCCCAACTGATGCTCGAAGCGGCGCACCGTGAGGAGCCGTCGACGTTCGCGCATCACGCCGCGTAG
- a CDS encoding DUF2330 domain-containing protein, with product MKTKLAFVLCLLSIPSVASAVCRVVEPSTDHGPGVTFDPTTAALYVLAPDQVVDARCADESEPDLAWRCADGRDATLTHDTLASLVVQPSLFAGGGTAGLVMPVPARPDVHAGDSALFAAAAALQDPWIEETVLVHEDPGLGYQCSDPHFSSVVQPADVPAALWGCGEYYRPGTEGRDTTTHDYGDAGTVESETIDTSDQYDVTVLSASSLDALFAWMDGHGFARRAADENAFSSYVGEGRWFVAVHVHPQDLGYTQRLEPLVVTWRGARLPIQNQLQYDPAGGVLVTDAFVLAPQRMETADESGFPSYAAPARFAGTALEGFGLEEGWLTHLEITRISSQWEPDSELAPVADADELRPTIERTTHARIAAPCCPGGRSALRDIEDYNTYTHHRAYLASQAPPIPGEWLGATPPPAACAGGTFGCARDPAHPHLAGCAIGSRGLGEALFGWGPLLLLVGALAWRRLR from the coding sequence ATGAAAACCAAGCTTGCCTTCGTTCTTTGCCTTCTGTCGATCCCCAGCGTCGCCTCCGCCGTCTGCCGGGTGGTCGAGCCCTCCACGGATCACGGCCCGGGCGTGACCTTCGACCCCACCACCGCGGCCCTCTACGTGCTCGCGCCCGATCAGGTCGTCGACGCGCGCTGCGCCGACGAGAGCGAGCCGGACCTCGCGTGGCGCTGCGCGGACGGACGCGACGCGACCCTGACCCACGACACCCTCGCGAGCCTCGTCGTCCAGCCCAGCCTCTTCGCCGGCGGCGGCACCGCGGGCCTCGTCATGCCCGTGCCCGCGCGCCCCGACGTGCACGCGGGCGACAGCGCGCTCTTCGCGGCCGCGGCCGCGCTCCAGGATCCGTGGATCGAAGAGACCGTGCTCGTGCACGAGGATCCCGGCCTCGGCTACCAGTGCAGCGACCCGCACTTCTCCTCCGTCGTCCAGCCGGCGGACGTGCCGGCCGCGCTCTGGGGCTGCGGCGAGTACTACCGCCCGGGCACCGAGGGCCGCGACACCACCACCCACGACTACGGTGACGCCGGCACGGTGGAGAGCGAGACGATCGACACCAGCGACCAGTACGACGTCACCGTGCTCAGCGCGTCTTCACTCGACGCCCTCTTCGCGTGGATGGACGGGCACGGCTTCGCGCGTCGCGCCGCGGACGAGAACGCCTTCTCCAGCTACGTCGGCGAGGGGCGCTGGTTCGTCGCGGTGCACGTCCACCCGCAGGACCTCGGGTACACGCAGCGCCTCGAGCCCCTCGTCGTCACCTGGCGCGGCGCGCGCCTGCCGATCCAGAACCAGCTCCAGTACGACCCGGCCGGCGGCGTGCTCGTCACCGACGCCTTCGTGCTCGCGCCGCAGCGCATGGAGACCGCCGACGAGAGCGGCTTCCCCAGCTACGCCGCCCCCGCCCGCTTCGCCGGCACCGCGCTCGAGGGCTTCGGCCTCGAAGAGGGCTGGCTGACCCACCTCGAGATCACCCGCATCAGCAGCCAGTGGGAGCCCGACAGCGAGCTCGCCCCCGTGGCCGACGCGGACGAGCTCCGCCCCACGATCGAGCGGACCACCCACGCCCGCATCGCCGCCCCCTGCTGTCCCGGCGGCCGGAGCGCGCTCCGCGACATCGAGGACTACAACACCTACACCCACCACCGCGCCTACCTCGCGAGCCAGGCGCCTCCCATCCCGGGCGAGTGGCTCGGCGCCACCCCTCCGCCCGCGGCCTGCGCTGGCGGCACCTTCGGCTGCGCGCGCGATCCCGCGCACCCTCACCTCGCGGGCTGCGCCATCGGCTCCCGCGGCCTCGGCGAGGCCCTGTTCGGCTGGGGCCCGCTCCTCCTCCTCGTCGGCGCCCTCGCCTGGCGCCGCCTCCGCTGA
- a CDS encoding CPBP family glutamic-type intramembrane protease, translating into MSPSPKPSPAKVAFHVALVGGLLPVFNVPLAWGLALWTRAAHEAPTEEDRLWTRRLFAVAAVDTLVAAVLVLATVLGWQDAVVAEAGTSRVGARFAEDTPVVREVEPGSPAAEAGLRAGDRIVAVDGEEVDTPAAFAMQLGDDAVALTVRRAEARVELTVTPSTTWRAPPVSEGRCDEASPVSEEDVSPWRLLPYGAFLLMAGGFWIVGRRRGQPQARLWLPFVLVFVVLGLGGALASWLGCVLIGGQGLRAEAAGLLIGELAMTALAAGWFFLARRRGWTEAPGDEAPLGTGRVYALGLLYATMWMARVVVFTIPLVVVSQALEVGGASPALENLLAGAKGDSTHFALLFGAAVVLAPVAEELLFRGLVFPHLSRFFSPWGAIVGSAVLFGMLHVAHGFMLVGPLTLGLVLGWARWRSGSVGVPILLHATFNGTATLLSAI; encoded by the coding sequence GTGTCTCCGTCGCCCAAGCCGAGCCCCGCGAAGGTCGCCTTTCACGTGGCGCTCGTGGGCGGGTTGTTGCCCGTCTTCAACGTGCCGCTCGCGTGGGGGCTCGCGCTGTGGACCCGCGCCGCGCACGAGGCGCCCACGGAGGAGGACCGGCTCTGGACGCGTCGGCTCTTCGCGGTCGCGGCGGTCGACACGCTCGTCGCGGCGGTGCTCGTGCTCGCCACGGTGCTCGGCTGGCAGGACGCGGTGGTGGCCGAGGCGGGGACGTCCCGGGTGGGCGCGCGCTTCGCCGAGGACACGCCCGTCGTGCGTGAGGTCGAGCCGGGCTCCCCGGCCGCCGAGGCGGGGCTGCGGGCGGGCGATCGAATCGTCGCGGTCGACGGCGAGGAGGTCGACACGCCGGCCGCCTTCGCGATGCAGCTCGGAGATGACGCGGTCGCGCTCACGGTGCGCCGCGCCGAAGCGCGCGTCGAGCTGACGGTGACGCCGAGCACGACGTGGCGCGCGCCCCCCGTGTCCGAGGGCCGCTGTGACGAGGCGAGCCCGGTCTCCGAGGAGGACGTCTCGCCGTGGCGGCTGCTGCCCTACGGCGCGTTCCTGCTCATGGCGGGCGGGTTCTGGATCGTCGGGCGTCGTCGCGGGCAGCCGCAGGCGAGGCTCTGGCTGCCCTTCGTGCTCGTGTTCGTGGTGCTCGGCCTCGGGGGCGCGCTCGCGAGCTGGCTCGGCTGCGTGCTCATCGGGGGGCAGGGGCTGCGCGCGGAGGCGGCGGGCTTGCTGATTGGCGAGCTGGCGATGACGGCGCTGGCGGCCGGGTGGTTCTTCCTCGCCCGTCGTCGAGGCTGGACGGAAGCGCCGGGAGACGAGGCCCCGCTGGGGACCGGGCGCGTGTACGCGCTGGGCTTGCTCTACGCGACGATGTGGATGGCGCGGGTGGTGGTCTTCACCATCCCGCTCGTCGTGGTCAGTCAGGCGCTCGAGGTGGGCGGTGCGAGCCCCGCGCTCGAGAACCTGCTCGCGGGCGCCAAGGGCGACTCGACGCACTTCGCGCTTCTGTTCGGCGCCGCGGTGGTGCTCGCGCCCGTCGCGGAGGAGCTGCTCTTCCGCGGCCTGGTCTTCCCGCACCTCTCGCGGTTCTTCTCACCCTGGGGCGCCATCGTCGGCAGCGCGGTGCTCTTCGGCATGCTGCACGTGGCGCACGGCTTCATGCTCGTCGGCCCGCTCACGCTGGGCCTCGTGCTCGGCTGGGCGCGCTGGCGGTCGGGCAGCGTCGGCGTGCCGATCCTGCTGCACGCGACGTTCAACGGCACCGCGACCCTGCTCTCCGCGATCTGA
- a CDS encoding beta-propeller fold lactonase family protein, whose amino-acid sequence MRRALFLWLALAGCEADLHRAPDVEARGVRARFTLTVDAAHPGLTRETLDPVEGPVAVRGEEGVERLSMRVFAKPAARREGWLWLDVYVQNESRVGLRDVSIAIEGEARDWTRDPFVTETTERVALAGIAPEGVGRFSLGVPRRAGSLSLEVTATDTSRVSTRSGPLAITPDGAEVWASFPDGDVVVVLDASSGTRRASLAVPGRPSSVAISDDGRFVLVAAPSANTVTVIDRAARRVVARFGEADGVGREPRHVVFSPDGSRAFVSAYVGDRITSLARRGDTFTVEGTAQVGRRPAGLSVSPDSATVLVSHFLPRGPVTDNEGWITVLDAAPLAVAREVAVHDHFNVDAAHCIADVFGVRPERMTTEGVPTQLAGVFLDPAGNEGWTPGTRAAGAAVVWEAGEGGRERFDTLVAIRPGELVPPFVFLFDTRDARETERLGLPSALERPVSEDYTACARYQLELEFVAHDTIPRESGSSAPDARVNRFLAFPAGVSGLSESGIIRHVGFTRGGRRALLVSGVADEIIVHDAMTHHPTSRAHFLLSGHNPNGVVVSPDGSRAWVSYDNSPFVSVLDLGAYADPDALPEPRYVPYAFRAVPDVPQTGVAFMDQLLVREVGEVPEHPAIEEIAQIPLVDEDPMDAELRLGAILFGSANPDRHPRLSQSRNGACASCHPGGGHDGTMWGTMEGERRTMSLRGGVAGRGWLHASGTHRDIREFVDVVVAERLGGELREDELDALARYVAHGIPRLQPPVVDAALAARGGRLFEDYCSECHAGEERTSGNPDTSSPWGGGLDSPELHDVGTASDDARVVLGTFFESLLSAEEAELLSALRGDRDLGGEDPVQSMLGFRPRPARARGMLKAPSLTNAWDGVVFFHDGRFTELSDAVHYLNTSQGLALGADDERALVEFLRTL is encoded by the coding sequence GTGAGGCGCGCGCTCTTCCTCTGGCTCGCGCTCGCGGGGTGCGAAGCCGACCTGCACCGGGCGCCGGACGTCGAGGCGCGTGGTGTTCGAGCGCGTTTCACGTTGACGGTGGACGCCGCGCACCCTGGGCTGACGCGCGAGACCCTCGACCCGGTGGAGGGGCCCGTCGCCGTCCGCGGCGAAGAGGGCGTGGAGCGGCTCTCGATGCGCGTCTTCGCCAAGCCCGCCGCGCGTCGCGAGGGCTGGCTCTGGCTGGACGTCTACGTGCAGAACGAGTCACGGGTCGGGCTGCGCGACGTGTCGATCGCGATCGAGGGGGAGGCGCGTGACTGGACCCGCGACCCCTTCGTGACCGAGACCACCGAGCGCGTGGCGCTGGCCGGGATCGCGCCCGAGGGCGTCGGTCGCTTCAGCCTCGGCGTGCCGCGGCGCGCGGGCTCGCTCTCGCTCGAGGTCACGGCGACCGACACGAGCCGCGTCTCGACGCGCTCGGGCCCCCTCGCCATCACCCCCGACGGCGCCGAGGTGTGGGCGAGCTTCCCCGACGGAGACGTGGTGGTCGTCCTGGACGCGTCGAGCGGGACACGTCGCGCGAGCCTGGCCGTGCCCGGCCGGCCCTCGAGCGTGGCGATCAGCGACGACGGCCGCTTCGTCCTGGTGGCCGCGCCGTCCGCGAACACCGTCACCGTCATCGATCGCGCGGCGCGCAGGGTGGTGGCGCGCTTCGGCGAGGCGGACGGCGTCGGCCGCGAGCCCCGCCACGTGGTGTTCTCGCCCGACGGGAGCCGCGCCTTCGTCAGCGCCTACGTCGGCGACCGGATCACCTCGCTCGCGCGCCGCGGAGACACGTTCACCGTCGAAGGAACGGCGCAGGTAGGCCGGCGCCCGGCGGGGCTCTCGGTGAGCCCGGACTCGGCCACGGTGCTCGTCAGCCACTTCCTCCCGCGCGGCCCGGTCACCGACAACGAGGGCTGGATCACGGTGCTCGACGCGGCGCCGCTCGCCGTCGCGCGGGAGGTCGCGGTGCACGACCACTTCAACGTCGACGCGGCGCACTGCATCGCCGACGTCTTCGGCGTACGGCCCGAGCGCATGACCACCGAGGGCGTGCCGACGCAGCTGGCGGGCGTGTTCCTCGACCCGGCCGGCAACGAGGGCTGGACGCCCGGCACGCGCGCGGCCGGAGCGGCGGTGGTGTGGGAGGCGGGCGAGGGAGGGCGCGAGCGCTTCGACACGCTCGTGGCGATCCGCCCGGGTGAGCTGGTGCCGCCGTTCGTCTTCCTCTTCGACACCCGCGACGCGCGCGAGACGGAGCGGCTCGGGCTGCCGAGCGCGCTCGAGCGGCCGGTCTCGGAGGACTACACGGCGTGCGCGCGCTATCAGCTCGAGCTCGAGTTCGTCGCGCACGACACGATCCCTCGTGAGAGCGGCTCCAGCGCTCCCGACGCCCGCGTCAATCGCTTCCTCGCGTTCCCGGCCGGGGTCTCCGGTCTCAGCGAGAGCGGCATCATCCGGCACGTGGGCTTCACGCGCGGGGGGCGCCGGGCCCTCCTCGTCAGCGGCGTCGCGGACGAGATCATCGTGCACGACGCGATGACGCACCACCCGACCTCGCGCGCGCACTTCCTGCTCTCCGGTCACAACCCCAACGGCGTCGTCGTCAGCCCAGACGGGTCGCGCGCCTGGGTCAGCTACGACAACAGCCCCTTCGTCTCGGTGCTCGACCTCGGCGCCTACGCCGACCCGGACGCGCTCCCCGAGCCGCGCTACGTGCCCTACGCGTTCCGCGCCGTGCCCGATGTGCCGCAGACCGGGGTCGCGTTCATGGACCAGCTCCTCGTGCGCGAGGTGGGTGAGGTCCCCGAGCACCCCGCGATCGAAGAGATCGCCCAGATCCCCCTCGTCGACGAGGACCCGATGGATGCCGAGCTGCGGCTCGGCGCGATCCTCTTCGGGAGCGCCAACCCGGATCGTCACCCGCGTCTCAGTCAGAGCCGCAACGGGGCGTGCGCGAGCTGTCACCCGGGCGGCGGCCACGACGGCACGATGTGGGGCACGATGGAGGGTGAGCGGCGCACGATGAGCCTGCGGGGCGGCGTGGCGGGGCGCGGCTGGCTGCACGCCTCCGGCACGCACCGCGACATCCGCGAGTTCGTCGACGTGGTGGTGGCCGAGCGCCTGGGCGGGGAGCTCCGCGAGGACGAGCTGGACGCGCTCGCGCGCTACGTCGCCCACGGCATCCCGCGGCTCCAGCCGCCCGTGGTCGACGCGGCGCTCGCGGCGCGCGGCGGCCGGCTCTTCGAGGACTACTGCAGCGAGTGTCACGCGGGCGAAGAGCGCACGAGCGGCAACCCGGATACGTCGAGCCCATGGGGCGGCGGTCTCGATTCGCCCGAGCTGCACGACGTGGGCACCGCCAGCGACGACGCGCGGGTGGTCCTCGGCACCTTCTTCGAGTCGCTGCTCTCCGCCGAAGAGGCGGAGCTGCTCTCGGCCCTGCGCGGCGATCGGGACCTGGGCGGCGAGGACCCCGTGCAGTCGATGCTCGGCTTCCGCCCGCGACCCGCGCGCGCCCGCGGGATGCTCAAGGCGCCCAGCCTCACCAACGCCTGGGACGGCGTGGTCTTCTTCCACGACGGCCGCTTCACGGAGCTGTCCGACGCGGTGCACTACCTCAACACCTCTCAGGGCCTGGCGCTCGGCGCGGACGACGAGCGCGCTTTGGTGGAGTTCCTGAGGACGTTGTGA
- a CDS encoding MerR family transcriptional regulator, with amino-acid sequence MGNDSTEGLVKVSVLAERSGVPAATIKHYVREGLLPEPVRTSRNMAYYDPGLVDRIQRIKELQRTRFLPLKVIKQVLDESELDNQDETVAATIARVIEQTAPAEERTKAQLLESGVVESQLSMLRRLGLVHPVEGRPEETYAGDDLEMLRVLGAARKAGLDERMLPVDILGEYAQQLARLVELELRLFREGVVPNASAEQLPSLTEAATTLSEKLVLLMRRRMLVPTMHRIADEARRGKAPEKRQSKKKKKTSARKTRKKK; translated from the coding sequence ATGGGTAACGATTCGACCGAAGGGCTCGTCAAGGTCAGCGTCCTCGCGGAGAGGAGCGGGGTGCCGGCGGCGACCATCAAGCACTACGTCCGCGAGGGGCTCCTCCCCGAGCCGGTGCGGACGAGCCGGAACATGGCCTACTACGACCCGGGGCTGGTCGACCGCATCCAGCGCATCAAGGAGCTGCAGCGCACCCGCTTCCTCCCGCTCAAGGTCATCAAGCAGGTCCTGGACGAGTCGGAGCTCGACAACCAGGACGAGACGGTCGCCGCGACGATCGCCCGGGTGATCGAGCAGACCGCGCCCGCAGAAGAGCGCACGAAGGCGCAGCTGCTCGAGTCGGGCGTGGTCGAGTCGCAGCTGTCGATGCTGCGGCGGCTCGGCCTGGTCCACCCCGTGGAGGGGCGGCCCGAGGAGACGTACGCGGGCGACGATCTCGAGATGCTCCGCGTGCTCGGGGCCGCGCGCAAGGCCGGGCTCGACGAGCGCATGCTGCCCGTCGACATCCTCGGCGAGTACGCCCAGCAGCTGGCCCGCCTGGTCGAGCTGGAGCTGCGCCTCTTCCGCGAGGGCGTCGTGCCGAACGCGAGCGCCGAGCAGCTGCCGAGCCTCACCGAGGCCGCGACGACGCTGAGCGAGAAGCTCGTGCTGCTGATGCGTCGCCGCATGCTCGTGCCGACGATGCACCGGATCGCCGACGAGGCGCGCCGCGGGAAGGCTCCCGAGAAGAGACAGTCGAAGAAGAAGAAGAAGACGTCCGCCCGCAAGACTCGAAAGAAGAAGTGA
- a CDS encoding PhnD/SsuA/transferrin family substrate-binding protein — MDHVVIGLVPTVVDDDETVEHLEVVRGTMARALGMPCAIHRAVSPGALLFAFGSGAVHLAWSSPTLALTAPEMRDATPICCSIREGVAHYHGVLFVRNAAHIASPLQLRGRRAAWVAGTSAAGFIFPRVALAGHGIDPESLFSEERYLGSYGAVARAVRDDFADVGASFAVFEGGDATRPMLRSGFTQVEGCEDMRVILSTPPIPADLWVASRTLMEALGRPALEGALQALASEAPEAIRRVFGAEAFEPTDERGLADLRRQLDDARQLGVIS; from the coding sequence GTGGACCACGTGGTCATCGGCCTCGTCCCGACGGTGGTGGACGACGATGAGACCGTCGAGCACCTCGAGGTGGTGCGCGGCACGATGGCGCGCGCCCTCGGGATGCCTTGCGCCATCCACCGCGCCGTCTCTCCGGGCGCGCTGCTCTTCGCCTTCGGCAGCGGCGCGGTGCACCTGGCGTGGTCCTCGCCGACGCTCGCGCTCACCGCGCCGGAGATGCGGGACGCGACGCCGATCTGCTGCAGCATCCGCGAGGGGGTGGCGCACTACCACGGCGTCCTCTTCGTGCGGAACGCCGCGCACATCGCGAGCCCGCTGCAGCTCCGCGGTCGACGGGCGGCGTGGGTGGCGGGCACGTCGGCCGCCGGCTTCATCTTCCCCCGCGTCGCGCTCGCGGGCCACGGCATCGATCCCGAGTCGCTCTTCTCGGAGGAGCGCTATCTCGGCTCGTACGGCGCGGTGGCGCGCGCGGTCCGCGACGACTTCGCGGACGTCGGCGCGTCCTTCGCCGTGTTCGAGGGCGGGGACGCCACGCGCCCGATGCTGCGCTCCGGCTTCACGCAGGTGGAGGGCTGCGAGGACATGCGCGTGATCTTGTCGACGCCCCCGATCCCCGCCGACCTCTGGGTGGCGAGCCGGACGCTGATGGAGGCGCTCGGCCGGCCCGCGCTCGAGGGCGCGCTCCAGGCGCTGGCCAGCGAGGCGCCCGAGGCCATCCGCCGCGTCTTCGGGGCCGAGGCCTTCGAGCCCACGGATGAGCGCGGGCTGGCCGATCTCCGCCGCCAGCTGGACGACGCCCGACAGCTCGGCGTCATCAGCTGA
- a CDS encoding Crp/Fnr family transcriptional regulator, which translates to MAIAPRTADELLRDVPIIQDLPPQDIHALAEGSEIRKAAKGAPLFSEGQPAEGFFVVRTGEVKLTKSGRDGREQIIYLARPGRPIIEGIRFDGGNYPATAVAMRAASAVLLSNDLLSSLGERRPGIFRSMINLMAKRESKTLKLVSDLSLRTVPSRLASFLCSLVAARENRNEDARNLVRDLTTETVAGRLGTVREEISRGLAYLEREGALKVTPDLIEVVDIQRLEQIAYGRKKGS; encoded by the coding sequence ATGGCGATCGCCCCGCGAACGGCGGACGAGCTTCTGCGCGACGTGCCGATCATCCAGGATCTGCCGCCGCAAGACATCCACGCGCTGGCCGAAGGCTCGGAGATTCGGAAAGCGGCGAAGGGCGCACCTCTATTCAGCGAGGGTCAGCCCGCGGAGGGGTTCTTCGTGGTGCGGACAGGCGAGGTGAAGCTCACCAAGAGCGGCCGCGACGGCCGTGAGCAGATCATCTACCTGGCGCGCCCTGGCCGGCCGATCATCGAAGGGATCCGCTTCGACGGCGGCAATTATCCCGCGACCGCGGTCGCCATGCGCGCGGCGAGCGCCGTGCTGCTGTCGAACGATCTGCTGTCCTCGCTGGGCGAGCGCCGCCCCGGGATCTTCCGTTCGATGATCAACCTGATGGCGAAGCGAGAGTCCAAGACGCTCAAGCTCGTCAGCGATCTCTCGCTCCGCACGGTCCCGTCGCGCCTCGCGTCGTTCCTCTGCTCGCTGGTCGCCGCGCGCGAGAACCGCAACGAGGACGCCCGCAACCTGGTCCGCGATCTGACCACCGAGACGGTGGCCGGTCGGCTCGGCACGGTCCGAGAGGAGATCTCGCGCGGCCTCGCCTACCTAGAGCGCGAAGGTGCGCTGAAGGTGACGCCCGATCTGATCGAGGTGGTGGACATCCAGCGCCTGGAGCAGATCGCCTACGGCCGGAAGAAGGGCAGCTGA